A portion of the Ascaphus truei isolate aAscTru1 chromosome 14, aAscTru1.hap1, whole genome shotgun sequence genome contains these proteins:
- the SSR3 gene encoding translocon-associated protein subunit gamma: MAPKGGSIITTKQQSEEELLLQDFSRNLSAKSSALFFGNAFIVSAIPIWLFWRIWHMDLVQSAVLYSVMTLVSTYLVAFAYKNVKFVLKHKVAQKREDAVSKEVTRKLSEADNRKMSRKEKDERILWKKNEVADYEATTFSIFYNNTLFLVLVIIASFFLLRNFNPTVNYILSISASSGLIALLSTGSK, encoded by the exons ATGGCTCCCAAAGGCGGCAGCATCATCACCACCAAGCAGCAGTCCGAGGAGGAGCTCCTGCTGCAGGACTTCAGCCGCAACCTCTCCGCCAAGTCCTCCGCGCTCTTCTTCGGCAACGCCTTCATTGTGTCCGCCATTCCCATCT GGCTTTTCTGGAGAATATGGCATATGGATCTCGTGCAGTCAGCTGTTCTATACAGTGTAATGACCCTGGTCAGCACCTACCTTGTGGCTTTTGCATATAAGAATGTTAAATTTGTTCTTAAACACAA AGTCGCCCAGAAACGTGAAGATGCTGTTTCTAAAGAAGTGACAAGAAAACTTTCTGAAGCTGACAACAGAAAGATGTCTCGGAAGGAGAAAGATGAAAG GATTTTGTGGAAGAAAAATGAAGTTGCTGATTACGAGGCTACAACTTTCTCCATTTTCTACAACAACACACTCTTCCTGGTTTTGGTCATCATCGCCTCGTTCTTCCTGCTGAGGAACTTCAACCCTACAGT AAACTACATTCTTTCTATAAGCGCTTCTTCTGGACTGATTGCTCTGCTCTCAACAGGTTCCAAGTAA